A portion of the Stella humosa genome contains these proteins:
- a CDS encoding lipid A biosynthesis lauroyl acyltransferase, with translation MAMLRLKLLLLRWATAVGAGLVTLFFLAARVIPYDWMAAFGGGFARLIGPHLRPSRTARANLELAFPEKSPAEREAILRGAWDNLGRTAVEYPYIGRLWDYDPERPDATGRIEVVGQEHFLSLRDDGRPGIVFAAHLANWELLAVAAARHGLEIAVLYREPNNPAIARIIRRIRGQNMGRLIPTDLRGGLALVGVLKGGGHVGMLVDQHFSRGPLGRFFGHPVRTAPAAAKFARAFDCPIHGARVMRLEGGRFRLEITPPLVLPPPSDNPAADEAALTQTITGIIEGWVRDRPQDWLWMHRRWRVPASEAPAMPPAPQKHAADVDKPEGGR, from the coding sequence ATGGCGATGCTGCGCCTGAAGCTCCTGTTGCTGCGTTGGGCCACCGCCGTCGGTGCCGGGCTGGTGACGCTGTTCTTCCTGGCCGCACGGGTCATCCCCTATGACTGGATGGCGGCGTTCGGCGGCGGCTTCGCGCGCCTGATCGGCCCGCACCTGCGGCCGAGCCGGACAGCGCGGGCCAACCTGGAACTGGCCTTTCCCGAGAAGAGCCCGGCCGAGCGCGAGGCGATCCTGCGTGGCGCCTGGGACAATCTCGGCCGCACGGCGGTCGAGTACCCTTATATCGGCCGGCTGTGGGACTACGATCCCGAACGCCCCGATGCCACCGGCCGGATCGAGGTGGTGGGGCAGGAGCATTTCCTGTCGCTGCGCGACGACGGCCGGCCCGGCATCGTCTTCGCCGCCCACCTCGCCAACTGGGAACTGCTGGCGGTGGCCGCCGCCCGCCACGGGCTGGAGATCGCCGTGCTCTATCGCGAACCCAACAACCCGGCGATCGCGCGCATCATCCGGCGCATCCGCGGCCAGAACATGGGCCGCCTGATCCCGACCGACCTGCGCGGTGGGCTGGCGCTGGTGGGCGTGCTGAAGGGCGGCGGCCATGTCGGCATGCTGGTCGACCAGCATTTCAGCCGGGGACCGCTCGGCCGCTTCTTCGGCCATCCGGTGCGCACGGCGCCGGCCGCCGCCAAGTTCGCGCGCGCCTTCGACTGCCCGATCCACGGCGCGCGCGTCATGCGGCTGGAAGGCGGCCGCTTCCGGCTGGAGATCACCCCGCCGCTCGTCCTGCCGCCGCCCTCGGACAATCCGGCCGCCGACGAGGCGGCATTGACCCAGACCATCACCGGCATCATCGAGGGCTGGGTGCGCGACCGGCCGCAGGACTGGCTGTGGATGCACCGGCGCTGGCGGGTGCCGGCATCGGAGGCCCCAGCCATGCCGCCGGCACCGCAGAAACACGCGGCGGACGTTGACAAACCGGAAGGCGGCCGATAG
- a CDS encoding acyl carrier protein, which produces MAETVDAIAEIIATTCNLDRATITADSHIIDDLGVDSLDFLDIAFAIDKRFEIKMPVEKWMEDVNAGRASSDDFFVMRNLAARIDALVAAKSAG; this is translated from the coding sequence ATGGCCGAAACCGTCGATGCCATCGCCGAGATCATCGCCACGACCTGCAACCTCGATCGGGCGACGATCACCGCGGACTCCCACATCATCGACGACCTGGGCGTCGACAGCCTGGACTTCCTCGATATCGCGTTCGCGATCGACAAGCGCTTCGAGATCAAGATGCCGGTCGAGAAGTGGATGGAGGACGTCAATGCCGGCCGCGCCAGCAGCGACGATTTCTTCGTCATGCGCAACCTCGCGGCGCGGATCGACGCGCTGGTCGCCGCCAAGAGCGCCGGCTGA
- a CDS encoding 3-hydroxyacyl-ACP dehydratase FabZ family protein has product MEFESFRLVDQLERLTLDPGRIAMRGVVPTRSTILDAHFPGHPIMPGVLMVEAMAQTSGFLLLAINKAERMPFLAEVKEAKLRAFVAPGTVLSIEADLEHEGSGYAVTHGRILRDGKRVAEAELRFRTVPFPSAELAAMTRAEMARVGIPATAEPTDGERA; this is encoded by the coding sequence ATGGAATTCGAATCCTTCCGCCTTGTCGACCAGCTCGAGCGGCTGACCCTCGACCCCGGCCGCATCGCCATGCGCGGCGTGGTGCCGACCCGCTCCACCATCCTGGACGCCCACTTTCCGGGCCACCCGATCATGCCGGGGGTGCTGATGGTGGAGGCGATGGCCCAGACCTCCGGCTTTCTGCTGCTGGCGATCAACAAGGCCGAGCGCATGCCTTTCCTGGCCGAAGTGAAGGAGGCCAAGCTGCGCGCCTTCGTGGCGCCCGGCACCGTGCTGTCGATCGAGGCCGACCTGGAGCATGAGGGCTCCGGCTATGCCGTCACCCACGGCCGCATCCTGCGCGACGGCAAGCGCGTGGCCGAGGCCGAGCTGCGCTTCCGCACCGTGCCTTTCCCGTCGGCCGAATTGGCGGCGATGACGCGGGCCGAGATGGCGCGCGTCGGCATCCCGGCCACGGCCGAACCCACGGACGGCGAGCGGGCATGA
- a CDS encoding beta-ketoacyl-ACP synthase, which produces MTPPGREVWITGVGLVSSLGEGRAAHMAALADPARIAAGRDGGTYSPFHIHPIRELAVDRFMPRRADQRTTGPWMHYGIHAAGLALEEAGVLGDAALLAATHVLTAAGGGERDIALDEEILAEIAAMEAPEVLINRRLTEGLRPTAFLAQLSNMLAGNLSIVLGPAASSRTFMGEESAGVEALRVAWRRAATGQGDLFLVAAAYNSLRADMLLQHQTGGRLLQGPWRDLWDRPAGGMCLGSMGAALVVESADHAVARGARPIARLADIAHGWSRREPGAAAALAAASWPDAVAGRTLVLSGASGAGPITAEEKAFLAGQGGGIAVRGTAAAIGHGVEASFAANVALGAWCAQAQFAFPPLSADPVEVVAGAIERVAVTAWGARRGEGLALLEPVA; this is translated from the coding sequence ATGACCCCCCCCGGCCGCGAGGTCTGGATCACGGGCGTCGGCCTCGTCTCGTCGCTGGGCGAGGGACGTGCCGCGCACATGGCGGCGCTGGCCGATCCCGCCCGCATCGCGGCTGGCCGCGACGGCGGCACCTACAGCCCGTTCCATATCCACCCGATCCGGGAACTGGCGGTCGACCGCTTCATGCCCCGGCGCGCCGACCAGCGCACCACCGGCCCCTGGATGCATTACGGCATCCACGCCGCCGGGCTGGCGCTGGAAGAGGCGGGCGTGCTGGGCGATGCTGCGCTGCTGGCGGCGACCCACGTGCTGACGGCGGCCGGCGGCGGCGAGCGCGACATCGCGCTCGACGAGGAGATCCTGGCCGAGATCGCGGCGATGGAAGCGCCCGAGGTGCTGATCAACCGGCGCCTGACCGAGGGGCTGCGGCCGACCGCCTTCCTGGCCCAGCTATCGAACATGCTGGCCGGCAACCTGTCGATCGTGCTGGGGCCGGCTGCATCCAGCCGCACCTTCATGGGCGAGGAGTCGGCCGGGGTCGAGGCGCTGCGCGTCGCGTGGCGCCGGGCGGCGACCGGGCAGGGCGACCTGTTCCTCGTCGCCGCGGCCTACAATTCCCTGCGCGCCGACATGCTGCTGCAGCACCAGACCGGCGGCCGCCTGCTCCAGGGGCCGTGGCGCGACCTGTGGGACCGGCCGGCCGGCGGCATGTGCCTCGGCAGCATGGGGGCGGCCCTGGTGGTGGAAAGTGCCGACCACGCGGTGGCCCGCGGCGCGCGGCCGATCGCGCGGCTGGCCGACATCGCCCATGGCTGGTCCAGGCGCGAGCCGGGCGCCGCCGCGGCCCTGGCCGCCGCATCCTGGCCAGACGCGGTTGCGGGCCGGACGCTGGTATTGAGCGGGGCCAGCGGCGCCGGTCCGATCACTGCCGAGGAGAAGGCGTTCCTGGCCGGCCAGGGTGGCGGCATCGCCGTGCGTGGCACGGCCGCCGCCATCGGCCATGGGGTGGAGGCCTCCTTCGCGGCCAATGTGGCGCTCGGCGCCTGGTGCGCGCAGGCGCAGTTCGCCTTCCCGCCGCTGTCGGCGGACCCGGTCGAGGTGGTGGCCGGTGCGATAGAGCGGGTCGCGGTGACGGCCTGGGGTGCCCGCCGTGGCGAGGGGCTGGCCTTGCTGGAGCCCGTCGCATGA
- a CDS encoding beta-ketoacyl synthase N-terminal-like domain-containing protein, whose protein sequence is MTRSVAITGTGLVTSLARGVEANWTALLAGCSGIRRITRFPVEGLKVTFGGAVDHMGLDALPASGRCLAMGQAVAAEALAQAGLAGQSFAGPLVLALPPVEIEWPQRRRLAHLAALPTYAGMLAVADGGSESPAHVDFLFATVGDRLAEAFGTEGPPITLSTACASGATAIQTAVEAIRRGDCERALVIGSEGSLQVEALIRFGLLSALSTRNDDPAGAARPFAQDRDGFVMAEGAAALVLERADLADARGARPLAYVRGCGEAADTFHRTRSNPDGSAIVRAMAGAIADAGLTPDDIDHVNAHGTGTPENDKMECLAMELVFGARAGAVPVTANKSMIGHTLSAAGAIEAVVSVLSLDRQILPPTINRDTPDPAIALDIVSGAARPAAVRTVLSNSFGFGGQNVSLVLGLDPE, encoded by the coding sequence ATGACGCGGTCCGTCGCCATCACCGGCACCGGGCTGGTCACGTCGCTGGCCCGCGGCGTCGAGGCGAACTGGACGGCCTTGCTGGCCGGCTGCTCCGGCATCCGCCGTATCACGCGCTTCCCGGTCGAGGGGCTGAAGGTCACCTTCGGCGGCGCGGTCGACCATATGGGGCTGGACGCGCTGCCGGCCAGTGGCCGCTGCCTTGCCATGGGCCAGGCGGTGGCCGCCGAGGCGCTGGCGCAGGCCGGGCTGGCGGGCCAGTCCTTTGCCGGGCCGCTGGTGCTGGCCCTGCCGCCGGTCGAGATCGAGTGGCCGCAGCGCCGCCGGCTCGCCCACCTGGCGGCGCTGCCGACCTATGCCGGCATGCTGGCGGTGGCCGATGGCGGGTCGGAAAGCCCGGCCCATGTCGATTTCCTGTTCGCGACCGTGGGCGACCGGCTGGCCGAGGCGTTCGGCACCGAGGGCCCGCCCATCACGCTGTCGACGGCCTGTGCCTCGGGGGCGACCGCCATCCAGACGGCCGTCGAGGCGATCCGGCGCGGCGACTGCGAGCGCGCGCTGGTGATCGGCAGCGAGGGCTCGCTGCAGGTGGAGGCGCTGATCCGCTTCGGCCTGCTGTCGGCCCTGTCGACCCGCAACGACGATCCGGCGGGTGCGGCGCGCCCGTTCGCCCAGGATCGCGACGGCTTCGTCATGGCCGAAGGGGCAGCCGCCCTGGTGCTGGAACGTGCCGACCTGGCCGATGCCCGCGGCGCGCGGCCGCTGGCCTATGTCCGGGGCTGCGGCGAGGCGGCCGACACCTTCCACCGCACCCGCAGCAACCCCGACGGCAGCGCCATCGTGCGCGCCATGGCCGGCGCCATCGCCGATGCCGGGCTGACGCCCGACGACATCGACCATGTGAACGCGCACGGCACCGGCACGCCCGAGAACGACAAGATGGAATGCCTGGCGATGGAACTGGTGTTCGGCGCGCGCGCCGGCGCCGTGCCCGTCACCGCGAACAAGTCGATGATCGGCCATACGCTGAGTGCGGCGGGCGCCATCGAGGCCGTCGTCTCGGTCCTGTCGCTCGACCGCCAGATCCTGCCGCCGACGATCAATCGCGATACGCCCGATCCGGCCATCGCGCTGGACATCGTCAGCGGCGCGGCGCGGCCGGCGGCCGTGCGCACCGTCCTTTCCAACTCGTTCGGCTTCGGCGGCCAGAACGTCTCGCTCGTCCTGGGGCTCGACCCGGAATGA
- a CDS encoding SDR family oxidoreductase, with product MTAGGGQGRRVLVTGGGRGIGAAIVRCLADAGYAVDYTHRREAGAGPGRPIACDLADRAAVDALAEAGAGAGYYGFVHNAGLTYDRLAAMVDQDQGEAVMQVNFWAMTRLVKALVRPMTAAGGGRIVLVGSVAALAGGRGNAIYAASKAAALGYMRTLVQEVARKGVTANYVAPGFVDTEMMAAYGAHRARLEAQIPAGRYAAAGDVAAAVGFLLSDAAGYVNGAVLPVDGGLSSAMAVQR from the coding sequence ATGACGGCGGGCGGCGGGCAGGGCCGGCGCGTGCTGGTGACCGGCGGCGGCCGCGGCATCGGGGCGGCCATCGTCCGCTGCCTGGCGGACGCCGGCTATGCCGTCGACTATACCCACCGCCGCGAAGCGGGCGCCGGGCCCGGCCGGCCGATCGCCTGCGACCTGGCCGACCGCGCGGCGGTCGACGCCCTGGCGGAAGCGGGGGCGGGGGCGGGCTATTACGGCTTCGTCCACAATGCCGGCCTGACCTACGACCGCCTGGCCGCCATGGTCGACCAGGACCAGGGCGAGGCGGTGATGCAGGTGAATTTCTGGGCGATGACCCGGCTGGTGAAGGCGCTGGTGCGGCCGATGACGGCGGCCGGCGGCGGCCGCATCGTCCTGGTGGGCTCGGTCGCGGCCCTGGCCGGTGGGCGCGGCAATGCGATCTATGCCGCTTCCAAGGCGGCCGCGCTGGGCTACATGCGCACGCTCGTGCAGGAGGTCGCGCGCAAGGGCGTGACCGCCAACTATGTGGCCCCCGGCTTCGTCGACACCGAGATGATGGCGGCCTACGGCGCCCATCGCGCGCGGCTGGAGGCGCAGATCCCGGCCGGCCGCTATGCGGCCGCGGGCGACGTGGCGGCGGCGGTGGGCTTCCTGCTGTCGGACGCCGCCGGCTACGTCAACGGCGCGGTGCTGCCGGTCGATGGCGGGCTGTCGTCGGCGATGGCCGTGCAGCGATAA
- a CDS encoding zinc-binding dehydrogenase, protein MAERQLELVEMADPPPPAADEVQVRVRAVALNHIDLWGFRGMAFAKRTLPLTVGVEAVGEVAAVGADVRTHRPGDRVALYGGRTCGVCQACRQGRDNLCADVTGIAGFHVDGFARTACNLPARLCVAIPDGLSWTDAACAPLTFATVEHMLFDNARLMAGEWILIHAAGSGIGSAAIRLAKDQGATVIATAGDDAKLEKALALGADHVVNYRTQRFESMARRLTGKRGVDVVFEHVGPDTWSGSLLALCRGGRLVTCGSTGGILAETNLFQVFQQQLRIFGSFGATRRNVRDVLARMASGRVAAVIDSVIPLDRWSEGLTRLEERRVFGKIVVTMP, encoded by the coding sequence ATGGCCGAACGGCAGCTGGAACTGGTGGAGATGGCCGATCCCCCGCCGCCCGCCGCCGACGAGGTGCAGGTGCGGGTGCGCGCCGTCGCCCTCAACCATATCGACCTGTGGGGCTTCCGCGGCATGGCATTCGCCAAGCGCACCCTGCCGCTCACGGTCGGCGTCGAGGCGGTGGGCGAGGTGGCTGCCGTCGGCGCCGATGTCCGCACTCATCGCCCGGGCGACCGCGTGGCGCTCTATGGCGGACGCACCTGCGGGGTGTGCCAGGCCTGCCGCCAGGGCCGCGACAATCTCTGCGCCGACGTGACGGGGATCGCCGGCTTCCATGTCGACGGCTTCGCGCGCACCGCCTGCAACCTGCCGGCGCGGCTTTGCGTGGCGATCCCGGACGGGTTGTCCTGGACGGATGCCGCCTGCGCGCCGCTGACCTTCGCCACGGTCGAGCACATGCTGTTCGACAATGCCCGCCTGATGGCCGGCGAATGGATCCTGATCCATGCCGCCGGCAGCGGCATCGGCTCGGCCGCGATCCGTCTTGCCAAGGACCAGGGCGCCACGGTGATCGCGACGGCGGGCGACGACGCCAAGCTGGAAAAGGCGCTGGCGCTGGGCGCCGACCATGTCGTGAACTATCGCACGCAACGGTTCGAGAGCATGGCCCGCCGGCTGACCGGCAAGCGCGGCGTCGATGTCGTGTTTGAGCATGTCGGCCCCGACACCTGGTCGGGCAGCCTGCTGGCACTCTGCCGCGGCGGCCGGCTCGTCACCTGCGGGTCGACGGGCGGCATCCTGGCCGAGACCAACCTGTTCCAGGTCTTCCAGCAGCAACTGCGGATCTTCGGCTCGTTCGGGGCGACGCGGCGGAACGTGCGCGACGTGCTGGCGCGCATGGCATCCGGCCGGGTCGCAGCCGTGATCGACAGCGTCATTCCGCTCGACCGCTGGTCGGAGGGGCTGACCCGGCTGGAGGAGCGCCGGGTGTTCGGCAAGATCGTGGTGACGATGCCCTGA
- a CDS encoding 3-hydroxybutyrate dehydrogenase, which yields MTESTRPLAGRTAIVTGSTSGIGLGIARALADAGAAILLNGFGDAKAIDELVQELSTSAGVKVVHCPADMSKPAEIAGMFDFAADKLGGGVDILVNNAGIQHVAAIEDFPIEKWDAIIAINLSAVFHATRAALPGMKARKWGRIVNIASAHGLVASPFKSAYVAAKHGVLGFTKTTALEGAEFGITANAICPGYVWTPLVEKQIDDQARTHGIDREAVIRDVMLAPQAAKRFTTVEEIGALALLLCGPNGQSFNGAALPIDNGWTAR from the coding sequence ATGACCGAATCCACCCGACCGCTCGCCGGCCGCACCGCCATCGTCACCGGCTCCACCAGCGGCATCGGGCTGGGCATCGCCCGGGCGCTGGCCGACGCCGGCGCCGCCATCCTGCTGAACGGCTTCGGCGATGCCAAGGCGATCGACGAGCTGGTCCAGGAGCTCTCGACCTCGGCCGGCGTCAAGGTCGTCCACTGCCCGGCCGACATGAGCAAGCCGGCCGAGATCGCCGGCATGTTCGACTTCGCGGCCGACAAGCTGGGCGGCGGCGTCGACATCCTGGTCAACAATGCCGGCATCCAGCATGTGGCCGCGATCGAGGATTTCCCGATCGAGAAGTGGGACGCCATCATCGCCATCAACCTGTCGGCGGTCTTCCACGCGACGCGTGCCGCGCTGCCGGGGATGAAGGCGCGCAAGTGGGGCCGCATCGTCAACATCGCCTCGGCCCACGGCCTCGTCGCCTCGCCGTTCAAGTCGGCCTATGTCGCGGCCAAGCACGGCGTCCTCGGCTTTACCAAGACGACCGCGCTCGAAGGAGCAGAGTTCGGCATCACCGCCAACGCCATCTGCCCCGGCTATGTCTGGACGCCGCTGGTCGAGAAGCAGATCGACGACCAGGCCCGGACCCATGGCATCGACCGCGAGGCGGTGATCCGCGACGTCATGCTGGCGCCGCAGGCGGCCAAGCGTTTCACGACGGTGGAGGAGATCGGGGCGCTGGCCCTGCTGCTGTGCGGGCCGAACGGGCAGTCCTTCAACGGTGCGGCACTGCCGATCGATAATGGCTGGACCGCGCGCTGA
- a CDS encoding zinc-dependent alcohol dehydrogenase family protein, translating into MKRVVFHAFGEPGQVLAVEDVPDPVPGAGEVLVRMRLCPINPADLLTVRGLYGTRPRLPAVPGYEGLGIVAALGQGVTAPAIGTRVVPMASNGTWQELCVAKAAALLPLPDAIGDESAAQFVVNPLTALAMVEELATRPGDWLVQTAAGSTLGRIVLQLARTSGFHTVNLVRRPEQAAELAGLGADLALTPDDGELGRRVVAATGGATLLRATDAAGGSMAAAALGLLAPGGTLLSYGMMSGEPIPVDPAHLVFRDITVRGFWLTNWMRRAGGERRAALIARLAGLMGQGLVVPPVAAILPLDRIAEAVAAAERPGRAGKVLLSA; encoded by the coding sequence ATGAAGCGGGTGGTGTTCCATGCATTCGGCGAGCCGGGCCAGGTACTGGCGGTCGAGGACGTGCCCGATCCCGTGCCGGGAGCGGGTGAGGTGCTGGTGCGCATGCGCCTCTGCCCGATCAACCCGGCGGACCTGCTGACCGTCCGCGGCCTCTACGGCACGCGGCCGCGCCTGCCGGCGGTGCCGGGCTACGAGGGCTTGGGGATCGTGGCAGCCCTGGGCCAGGGCGTGACGGCGCCTGCCATCGGCACCCGCGTCGTGCCAATGGCCAGCAACGGCACCTGGCAGGAGTTGTGCGTGGCCAAGGCCGCGGCCCTGCTGCCGCTGCCCGACGCGATCGGCGACGAGAGTGCTGCGCAGTTCGTGGTGAACCCGCTGACGGCGCTGGCGATGGTGGAGGAGCTGGCGACGCGCCCCGGCGACTGGCTGGTGCAGACGGCGGCCGGCTCCACCCTGGGCCGCATCGTCCTGCAACTGGCCCGCACCAGCGGCTTCCACACCGTGAACCTGGTGCGCCGGCCGGAGCAGGCGGCCGAACTGGCTGGGCTGGGGGCCGATCTGGCCCTGACGCCTGACGATGGCGAACTGGGCCGCCGGGTGGTGGCGGCCACCGGCGGTGCCACCCTCCTGCGGGCGACCGATGCCGCGGGTGGGTCGATGGCGGCCGCGGCCCTGGGGCTGCTGGCACCGGGCGGCACGCTGCTGTCTTACGGCATGATGTCGGGCGAGCCCATCCCGGTCGACCCCGCGCACCTGGTGTTCCGCGACATCACCGTTCGCGGCTTTTGGCTGACGAACTGGATGCGGCGCGCTGGCGGCGAGCGGCGGGCGGCCCTGATCGCCCGGCTCGCCGGGCTGATGGGGCAGGGGCTGGTGGTGCCGCCGGTGGCGGCAATCCTGCCGCTGGACCGCATCGCCGAGGCGGTGGCGGCGGCCGAGCGTCCCGGCCGGGCGGGCAAGGTGCTGCTGTCGGCGTAG
- a CDS encoding STAS domain-containing protein has translation MQMSVEKLSDAVTRVILSGALDIKGAAEVELPFSTVTAKNERVVVDVAEVDYVASIGLRLLVGAARTVTRRGGRLVLCNATPNVTRVLETSGLSGLLPNFPSLQLAVAAASQPATA, from the coding sequence ATGCAGATGTCGGTCGAGAAGCTGTCGGACGCGGTGACGCGGGTGATCCTGTCCGGCGCGCTGGACATCAAGGGCGCGGCGGAGGTCGAGCTGCCGTTTTCCACCGTCACGGCCAAGAATGAGCGCGTGGTGGTCGACGTGGCCGAGGTGGACTATGTCGCCTCGATCGGCCTGCGGCTGCTGGTGGGGGCGGCCCGGACGGTGACGCGTCGCGGCGGCCGGCTGGTCCTGTGCAACGCCACGCCCAATGTCACGCGGGTGCTGGAGACCTCCGGGCTGAGCGGGCTCCTGCCCAATTTTCCCAGCCTACAACTGGCGGTGGCCGCGGCGAGCCAGCCGGCGACCGCGTGA
- a CDS encoding ATP-binding protein: MPAIVLPAEPASVSRLWDWLEVELAHLDLDATRRDAIRLCAEEIATNIVTHAYPDGPAGAQFTVGLDAGPPVALTFEDAGIAFDPTAHQAVPAAGRAEDLDIGGVGIRLVRGFAQGMAYGRAGGTNRLRLTFS; encoded by the coding sequence ATGCCCGCCATCGTTCTGCCGGCCGAGCCGGCGTCGGTGTCCAGGCTTTGGGACTGGCTGGAAGTCGAACTCGCCCATCTCGATCTCGATGCGACCCGGCGGGACGCGATCCGCCTCTGCGCAGAGGAGATCGCGACCAACATCGTCACCCATGCCTACCCGGATGGGCCAGCGGGGGCGCAGTTCACGGTCGGCCTCGATGCCGGGCCGCCCGTCGCGCTGACCTTCGAGGACGCGGGCATCGCCTTCGACCCGACCGCCCACCAGGCGGTGCCGGCCGCCGGCCGGGCCGAGGACCTGGACATCGGCGGCGTCGGCATCCGCCTGGTGCGCGGCTTCGCCCAGGGCATGGCCTATGGCCGGGCGGGTGGCACCAACCGCCTGCGGCTCACCTTCTCCTGA
- the glsA gene encoding glutaminase A, whose amino-acid sequence MAGEHEAYGMQQALIELHERHRGNLDGALADYIPQLAMVEPDQFGVAVATTDGQLFTAGHADRPFTIQSVSKPYAYCIALEMIGRKAILGRVGVEPSGDAFNAIIFDPKTNRAFNPMVNAGAITVAGILYEQVGEGAFPLILDRLSQAAGRPLAINEAVYRSEVETGHRNRAIGHLLRNCGAIDGPVDAILDTYFRQCSIEVTATDLAHMGATLAHIGENPSTRRQVFELNAVRDTLAVMFTCGMYDYSGGWAFNVGIPAKSGVGGGIVGVVNRQLGIGTFSPRLDAQGNSVRGLAAFADLSSDFGLHAFECTNAGSLFVTTMMR is encoded by the coding sequence ATGGCGGGCGAACATGAGGCCTATGGAATGCAGCAGGCACTGATCGAGCTGCATGAGCGTCATCGCGGCAACCTGGACGGGGCGCTGGCCGACTACATTCCGCAACTCGCCATGGTCGAGCCCGACCAGTTCGGGGTTGCCGTCGCCACCACCGATGGCCAGCTTTTCACCGCCGGCCACGCGGACCGGCCCTTCACCATCCAGTCTGTCTCCAAGCCCTACGCCTATTGCATCGCGCTGGAGATGATCGGCCGCAAGGCGATCCTGGGCCGGGTCGGCGTCGAGCCGAGCGGCGACGCCTTCAATGCCATCATCTTCGACCCCAAGACCAACCGGGCCTTCAATCCGATGGTCAATGCCGGCGCCATCACGGTCGCCGGCATCCTCTACGAGCAGGTCGGCGAGGGGGCATTCCCCCTCATCCTCGACCGGCTGTCGCAGGCGGCCGGACGGCCCCTGGCGATCAACGAGGCGGTCTATCGGTCGGAGGTGGAGACCGGGCACCGCAATCGCGCCATCGGCCATCTGCTGCGCAATTGCGGGGCGATCGACGGCCCGGTCGATGCCATCCTCGACACCTATTTCCGGCAATGCTCGATCGAGGTGACGGCGACCGATCTGGCGCACATGGGTGCGACGCTGGCCCATATCGGCGAGAACCCGTCCACCCGTCGCCAGGTCTTCGAGCTGAACGCCGTGCGCGACACGCTGGCGGTCATGTTCACCTGCGGCATGTACGACTATTCGGGCGGCTGGGCCTTCAATGTCGGCATCCCGGCCAAGAGCGGCGTCGGCGGCGGCATCGTCGGCGTCGTCAACCGCCAGCTCGGCATCGGCACCTTCTCGCCCCGGCTGGATGCCCAGGGCAATTCCGTGCGCGGCCTTGCGGCCTTTGCCGACCTGTCGTCCGATTTCGGCCTGCACGCCTTCGAATGCACGAACGCGGGCTCGCTGTTCGTGACGACGATGATGCGGTGA